From Candidatus Babeliales bacterium:
GACAGTCGCGGGTGCAAAAGCACGACCGCTTTTCAATTAACATTCCTGCCGGCATTTACGACAACGCAGAACTTCGCTTGCAAAGCAAAGGCGATGCGGGTGTTTTTGGCGGACCTTCCGGCGATCTTTTCTTGATCATGAGCATAACACCAGACAAAAATTTTACGCGCCGGGATGCCGATTTGGTTACTACGCTCACCCTGACCTACCCACAACTGGTACTGGGTTGTCAAATTGAGATGGAGCTGATTGATGGCAGCACGGAAAGTATTAAAATTCCTAAAGGCTGCCCAGTTGGAAAAGAAATTATTATCCCCGGCAAAGGTTTTCCAGACTTGCGCGGCCACAAGCGCGGCAATTTGGTTATCATAACACAATGTGATATTCCAACTAAAATTAACGAAGAAGTTAAGCAAGCACTGCTGGATTATGATGCAGAATTACAAAAACATCATAAAGATTCCGGCGGCTTCAAATCATTTTTCAAACGCTTTTTAGGCTAAACTATTGCCCCTTCTTTGTGCATCACGTTATAATGAAAGCGCAAAGAGGGGGCTTTTTCATGCAAAAAAATTGGTTCTTAGTTTTTATTGGCATGCTTTTATGCACATCAAACTGCCACGGGCTTGCTTTTTTTAGACAGCGACTCGACAATTTTTTTGCTGTTGAAAAGGGAGCGCTTTACCGCTCTCGCCAACTATCACCCCGCCGCTTACAGCATTATCTCAAAAAACATAACATAAAAACGGTTATTAACTTGCGCGGCACCAACACACACAAACACTGGTGGCGCCAAGAGCTTGCCGCGGTTGACGCCCTTGACGTAAAATTTTTTAATATCAGCATGAACGCGAGCGGCATGTCGAGCAAAAATAACCTAGTTAAACTCCTCTCACTCTACCAAAACGCCCCAAAGCCAATCTTAATTCATTGCAAAAGCGGCACCGACCGCACCGGCGAAGCGGCAGCACTCTGGGTTTTGGAACAGCAAAAGCGCAGCAAAAAAGCAGCATTAAAACAATTCTCATTTTTAAAGCACGGCTACATAACACGCCGCCGCCCTGCCAAAAAATTGCTCATTAAAATATGGCAAAATTATCAATGGCTGGTTGAACGCTACAACCCTTGCCATTACGCTCAACTTTTCTCATAACTATCCTTATGAATCCAACATTTTTTGACAAGTTCTGACAAAAAAGTTATGGTCTTCGAACGTTGTTTATTTTTGTTTGTTACACGCACTAATCCAAAGGGGATTTTATGCAACATCTGTTACACACCTTCAAAAAGCGCAGTGCTAAAACCGCACGCTTGTTGATTGTTTGCCTAGGCTTCAACATAGTACTGGCAACAGCAGCTCAAGCTACACAACCAGCGCAAGCAGCAAGAACAAAAGTTCATACCAGCTACGAAGACCTTGCTCAGTTACACTTGCCATCAATGGCCAAGCAAGAAATGGCTGAAAAGAATGCGGCAAAAGAAATAGCAGAACACAACAAAAAACTTGATTTGAAAGACAAAAAACAACTCAAACAAGTTAAAGTTCAAGAAATGGGCGATGTTGAAAAGATGAAATACATCTACCAAATTTTGGGCTCTCGTGCTGGCCAAAAACCTGAAACAGTCATTGCAGACAACGTACACAATGACCTTGAAACCTATTGCGGCAGCAGAACAGCACCTGACCACAATTTGCTTAAAGCATTAAATCATACCAGAACAGCAGTTGGTTCTGTTGAACTGCAACGCATGCTTTACGAAGCAACCAGCGATATTAACGAGCTTAAACGTCGTCAAAACATTGTTAAAGCATTTATTGAAGACGAAGCGCTGTTTAACCAGGTTGATGCAAAGCTTGAAGCTTACAAAGCAGCTGAAAAAGACTTCTTGTGGTTGTGGAAAGAAATGGACGACGAAATAACAAAATATTTCGACCAAGCTTACTGCGGCAAGAAATTCTTTATTGATTTTTCAAGCTTTAATAAAAATGAAGTTTTGTTACAAATGGTCGGCACATGGACATTAGCAAACCCAGTTATTCAAGGATTAATGCCTGTCTGGCTTTCATACAGCGTTTTTAATGCCTTTAATACGCTTTATATTAAAGGATTTGATGCCGAAACAAGACGCCATATTGATAGAGAATTCGGCAAAGAAAATGGTTTCAACTCATACAAAGAATTTCTCAAAGTAGTAAAGAAATTCTTTATTGAAACTATTTATAAATCAGAAATTGAAGTAGAATTCTTTGGTGAAAAAAGATCCCAAAAAGTACTGGTCGGCGATCGCATAGTGTTCGGATCTATGCTCGCTGGTTTCTTGTACCTGTACTATCGCCAAACAAATACAGCCATCAACGATGCTACTACGTTCAACAACGTAAGTAATGACATTCATCGTCGCATGAACAGTGCTGCAGTAATTACCACAGCCGTTAGCGACATTGCACAATTGGTACACCGCAATAGCACCTTGGCTCAAGACCTGAGCGCAAACTTGCAAGCAGTTAAAAATGCTTATGTGTTTTCTGGCAGCAACGCAAGAACAGCAGAGTTGTTGGCAACCTTGCGTTCAGACACATTCAAGAACGAACCAAGCTTAATTGCATTCAAAGGCCGCGCAATGGCAGCATTCAAAGAAATCTTTGATGTTAAAGACAACTTGGTTGGCTCAATCCGATCAATTGGTGAAATTGATGCGTTTATGTCGGTTGCAAAACTTTACAAGAAGTTTGTAAATCACGACAACGTAAGTTTCTGCTTTGTTGATTATCTTACCCAAAAG
This genomic window contains:
- a CDS encoding tyrosine-protein phosphatase, yielding MQKNWFLVFIGMLLCTSNCHGLAFFRQRLDNFFAVEKGALYRSRQLSPRRLQHYLKKHNIKTVINLRGTNTHKHWWRQELAAVDALDVKFFNISMNASGMSSKNNLVKLLSLYQNAPKPILIHCKSGTDRTGEAAALWVLEQQKRSKKAALKQFSFLKHGYITRRRPAKKLLIKIWQNYQWLVERYNPCHYAQLFS